The proteins below are encoded in one region of Styela clava chromosome 4, kaStyClav1.hap1.2, whole genome shotgun sequence:
- the LOC120326116 gene encoding V-type proton ATPase 116 kDa subunit a 1-like has protein sequence MGSLFRSEKMCLAQLYLQTESAYACVSELGELGLVQFRDLNPDINAFQRKFVNEVRRCDEMERKLRFLERELIKDEMAIVDNGENPDAPLPRDMIDLEAKFEKLETEIREVNTNQEAIKRNYLELTELKHILQRAQIFFQEVENPLREEDIQPDSEHPTLKLGFVTGVIARQKVFGFERILWRACHGNVFMRYADIDELLEDPYTGEKIEKCVFVIFFRGDQLKSRVKRICEGLRADIYPCPERASERLSTLVTVTERTDDMRRVLKQTADHHKSVLSEVALSIRVWFIMVRKIKAIYHTLDLFNVNIAQKCLIAECWCPVDDMAKIQLALQKGTEVSGSSVPSIIHKMNTKRDPPTYNQTTSLSSAFQGMVDAYGVANYREVNPAPFTIITFPFLFAVMFGDMGHGLIMFLFGLWMVAYEKRLATFSDSEFWEMIFGGRYIIFFMGAFSMYTGFLYNECFSISLNVFGSAWNVSAMNYGPVLDDTTLKTLTLDPAVPGVMRSSSETLGYPNATSYPYLYGMDPIWQLAENKITFLNSYKMKGSVIIGITHMIFGLFLSLLNYIYFRNYLNVFCVFIPQLLFILSIFGYLVVAIVYKWAAWAAADSKYAPSLLIGLINMFMFKKPSRDDHTLLYENQNIVQTVLVFVAVICIPWMLCIKPYIIYKRHKRQLAHENAMLRHDPNTDSESAPIVSHEHISYGSTAEGTVEESTESESDEEPFDMTEVVIHSMIETIEYCLSCISHTASYLRLWALSLAHSELSEVLWTMVMHIGLSFSGYIGIVANFIIFWAFSVLTVGILLGMEGLSAFLHALRLHWVEFQDKFYHGEGHAFEPFSFDLIVEGKVDDE, from the exons ATGGGTTCCCTTTTTCGAAGTGAGAAAATGTGCCTTGCACAACTTTATCTTCAAACAGAATCAGCCTACGCTTGTGTCAGTGAACTCGGAGAATTAGGACTTGTGCAGTTTCGTGAT TTGAATCCTGATATAAATGCATTTCAACGGAAATTTGTTAATGAAGTACGAAGGTGTGATGAAATGGAAAGAAAACTAA gaTTCTTGGAACGAGAATTAATAAAAGATGAAATGGCGATTGTAGACAATGGAGAGAATCCAGATGCCCCACTGCCTCGTGATATGATTGATCTGGAG gcaaagtttgaaaaacttGAGACTGAAATAAGAGAAGTCAATACTAACCAGGAGGCAATCAAACGAAATTATCTAGAACTCACTGAGTTGAAGCATATTTTACAACGAGCTCAAATCTTTTTTCAAGAG GTAGAAAATCCTTTACGAGAAGAGGATATTCAACCAGATTCAGAACATCCGACTTTGAAATTGGG ATTTGTTACTGGTGTCATCGCAAGACAAAAAGTTTTTGGATTTGAACGAATTCTGTGGAGAGCATGTCATGGAAATGTCTTCATGCGTTATGCTGATATTGATGAACTTTTAGAAGACCCTTACACA ggtgaaaaaattgagaaatgcgtttttgttattttctttcgtggAGATCAGCTTAAAAGTAGAGTAAAAAGGATTTGTGAAGG gCTACGAGCAGATATCTATCCATGTCCAGAGAGAGCATCGGAAAGATTATCAACTCTTGTAACAGTGACGGAAAGAACGGATGATATGCGAAGA GTCTTGAAACAAACTGCTGATCATCACAAAAGTGTTTTATCTGAAGTTGCATTGAGTATCAGAGTCTGGTTCATTATG gttCGCAAAATCAAAGCAATCTATCACACACTTGATTTATTCAATGTCAACATTGCTCAAAAATGTCTGATAGCAGAATGTTGGTGTCCTGTTGATGACATGGCCAAAATACAGCTGGCATTGCAAAAAGGAACT GAAGTGAGTGGGTCATCTGTGCCTTCTATCATCCATAAGATGAATACGAAACGTGATCCACCAACTTATAATCAGACAACAAGTCTATCCAGTGCATTTCAAGGAATGGTAGATGCTTATGGAGTGGCAAATTATCGAGAAGTCAATCCAG CACCGTTTACTATCATCACTTTTCCTTTCTTGTTTGCTGTGATGTTTGGTGATATGGGACATGGAttaataatgtttttatttggtCTGTGGATGGTGGCATATGAAAAGAGATTGGCAACCTTCAGTGATAGTGAG TTTTGGGAGATGATATTTGGTGGACGGTACATCATATTTTTCATGGGAGCATTTTCCATGTACACTGGATTTTTATATAATGAATGCTTTTCTATCTCTCTCAATGTCTTTGGAAGTGCTTGGAATGTATCAGCTATGAATTATGG TCCGGTTCTTGATGATACAACTCTCAAGACTTTGACACTCGATCCAGCAGTTCCAGGAGTGATGAGAAGTTCAAGTGAAACTTTAGGATATCCCAATGCAACAAGTTATCCATATCTTTATGGAATGGACCCT ATCTGGCAACTTGCTGAAAACAAAATCACTTTTCTAAATAGTTACAAGATGAAAGGATCTGTTATTATTGGAATAACGCATATGATATTCGGCCTATTTCTAAGTTTGTTAAATTATAT TTACTTCAGAAATTACCTGAATGTGTTCTGCGTTTTCATTCCACAACTTCTCTTTATATTGTCAATATTTGGATATTTGGTTGTTGCAATCGTATATAAATGGGCTGCATGGGCTGCTGCTGATTCTAAG TATGCTCCAAGTTTGTTGATTGGACTCATCAACatgtttatgtttaaaaaaccATCTCGAGATGACCACACTCTACTCTATGAGAATCAGAATATAGTTCAAACTGTATTGGTGTTTGTTGCTGTTATTTGTATACCATGGATGCTTTGTATTAAACCATACATTATATACAAGAGACACAAAAGGCAGCTTGCTCAT GAAAATGCAATGCTGCGTCATGATCCAAACACTGACAGTGAATCTGCTCCTATCGTTTCACATGAGCATATAAGTTATGGTTCTACAGCTGAGGGAACTGTGGAGGAATCCACCGAATCTGAAAGTGATGAAGAACCG TTTGACATGACGGAGGTTGTCATCCATTCAATGATTGAAACAATAGAGTATTGTTTAAGTTGTATCTCTCACACTGCATCGTATTTACGACTTTGGGCTCTCAGTCTTGCTCATTCAG aATTGTCAGAGGTGTTGTGGACAATGGTTATGCATATCGGTTTATCTTTTTCAGGATATATTGGTATTGTAGCTAACTTTATTATATTCTG GGCATTTTCTGTGCTAACTGTGGGCATTCTTCTTGGCATGGAGGGATTGTCAGCTTTCCTACATGCATTGCGTCTTCACTGGGTTGAATTTCAAGACAAATTCTATCATGGAGAAGGACATGCTTTCGAGCCATTTTCTTTTGATCTCATTGTAGAGGGCAAAGTAGATGACGAATAA